The proteins below are encoded in one region of Effusibacillus dendaii:
- the map gene encoding type I methionyl aminopeptidase, producing MIKIRSAAEIDCLREAGRINAMAHQAASEILEPGISMKELAETIKRVIVEQGGAPSFHQLYGFPAPACISVNQQVGHGVPSERKIEIGDLVKIDIGVEYKGYHSDSASTYIVGHDRQNAASLVAACKQAFQQAVSCAEPNRHLSDISHAIQQTVEASGFTVVKSAFSHGIGQKLHEDPQIPQFGPAGLGPRMRPGMVFTIEPVITNGSPYVKTLPDGWTTATVDNSLSVHFEHTILITETGAEILTRIQGTGRESVLGGDPWFGQESGLMTWQVANESFRVRPKKDTDHERLLQLAKKHMNPILLEAWGRPVQEDEVVCADDSITMVIEDEAGRMAGFYIYTQQNQAIHISSMIIDSDYQGKGLAARIIAECEKIARTRSLSAVELWVQNNNRKAYRLYDKLGFQPISAPYFNTTGMRKPVCYEETIS from the coding sequence ATGATCAAAATTCGGTCAGCAGCCGAGATCGACTGCCTGCGTGAAGCGGGACGAATCAACGCCATGGCCCATCAGGCAGCAAGTGAAATTCTGGAACCTGGTATTTCTATGAAAGAATTGGCAGAAACGATAAAACGGGTGATTGTCGAACAAGGCGGAGCCCCTTCGTTCCATCAACTGTATGGATTTCCCGCCCCTGCCTGCATTTCCGTCAATCAACAGGTCGGACATGGAGTCCCTTCTGAGCGGAAAATTGAAATCGGAGACCTCGTGAAAATCGATATTGGCGTTGAGTATAAAGGATATCACAGCGACAGCGCTTCCACTTACATCGTCGGACATGACAGGCAGAACGCCGCAAGTCTTGTGGCTGCCTGCAAACAGGCGTTTCAGCAGGCGGTTTCCTGCGCAGAGCCAAACCGGCATTTATCGGATATTTCCCATGCGATTCAACAAACGGTGGAAGCCAGTGGTTTCACTGTCGTAAAAAGTGCGTTCAGCCATGGAATTGGCCAAAAACTGCACGAAGATCCGCAAATTCCCCAATTTGGACCGGCCGGGCTTGGGCCAAGAATGCGACCGGGCATGGTGTTCACCATCGAACCGGTCATCACAAACGGTTCCCCTTATGTCAAAACGCTGCCAGATGGGTGGACGACCGCCACGGTTGACAATTCGTTGAGCGTCCATTTTGAACATACCATTCTGATAACGGAAACGGGTGCGGAGATTTTGACCCGTATTCAAGGGACAGGCAGGGAATCTGTGTTGGGCGGTGACCCTTGGTTCGGCCAGGAGTCCGGTTTGATGACCTGGCAGGTTGCAAACGAATCCTTTCGGGTTCGTCCGAAAAAGGATACGGATCATGAGCGTCTGCTCCAATTGGCGAAAAAACACATGAATCCCATTTTATTGGAGGCATGGGGACGGCCGGTACAGGAAGACGAAGTGGTGTGCGCTGACGATTCGATTACCATGGTGATTGAAGACGAGGCGGGGCGGATGGCCGGATTTTACATCTATACGCAGCAGAATCAGGCCATCCATATAAGTTCGATGATCATCGACAGTGACTATCAGGGTAAGGGCTTGGCTGCGCGAATCATAGCAGAGTGTGAGAAAATCGCCCGAACCCGTTCGCTTTCCGCCGTTGAATTGTGGGTGCAAAACAACAATCGAAAAGCGTACCGGCTCTATGATAAATTGGGTTTTCAGCCGATTTCCGCCCCTTACTTCAATACGACCGGAATGCGAAAACCGGTCTGTTATGAAGAAACGATTTCGTAA
- a CDS encoding site-2 protease family protein, whose product MSKRKRGNKWGTIGGIGLLLASFGGKLKFLIPLLKLGKIGGMIWSMMLTIGLYALIYPWTFAIGLVLMLLIHEMGHLIAARQKGLPVSAPAFIPFLGALVTMKKMPSDAKTEAYIAIAGPILGSAGALVALLSGMATGYKPLFAIAQVGFFLNLINLLPIHPLDGGRIVTAISRWLWWVGLIVGLVIILYLKAIVFLFIWALFAWELYSAYFRKKPKLGQAETSSVIKVDRSLFEETGLLPQESHRRELPFVQFCRLEGQQEICAVSYPGVGPIGEFEFPVGLIQKVELAKTTWLETQGVMRLRVQYAPYPEYRSALIREDAYYKVTPVTRIGYGIAYFGLAGLLGWLMRFTAVAVTAAPPVG is encoded by the coding sequence ATGAGCAAAAGAAAACGCGGCAATAAATGGGGAACGATCGGCGGGATCGGATTGTTGCTGGCCAGTTTCGGCGGTAAGTTGAAATTCCTGATCCCCCTGCTGAAGCTGGGCAAAATCGGCGGAATGATCTGGAGCATGATGCTGACAATCGGTCTGTATGCGCTGATTTATCCTTGGACATTCGCTATCGGGTTGGTACTCATGTTGCTGATTCATGAAATGGGTCATCTGATTGCCGCCAGGCAGAAGGGGCTGCCTGTTTCCGCGCCTGCCTTTATTCCCTTTCTGGGGGCGTTGGTGACGATGAAAAAAATGCCGAGTGATGCGAAAACGGAAGCCTATATCGCGATTGCGGGGCCGATTTTGGGAAGTGCAGGTGCTCTGGTTGCCCTTCTGTCAGGTATGGCGACCGGTTATAAACCGTTGTTTGCGATTGCACAAGTCGGATTTTTCCTGAACCTGATCAATCTGCTGCCGATCCATCCGCTCGATGGGGGACGAATTGTGACCGCCATTTCTCGCTGGCTGTGGTGGGTAGGACTGATCGTGGGACTTGTAATCATCCTGTATTTGAAGGCAATCGTCTTCTTGTTTATATGGGCGCTGTTCGCCTGGGAATTGTACAGTGCGTATTTTCGCAAAAAGCCGAAGCTCGGTCAGGCGGAAACCAGCTCAGTGATAAAGGTGGATCGAAGCCTGTTTGAAGAAACCGGTCTGCTGCCGCAGGAATCCCATCGGCGGGAACTGCCCTTTGTTCAGTTTTGCCGATTGGAAGGGCAGCAGGAAATCTGCGCGGTAAGCTATCCAGGCGTCGGTCCGATTGGCGAGTTCGAATTCCCGGTGGGACTCATCCAGAAAGTGGAACTGGCCAAGACCACCTGGCTGGAAACGCAAGGGGTCATGCGATTGCGGGTGCAGTATGCGCCGTATCCGGAATACCGCTCCGCCCTGATACGGGAGGACGCCTATTACAAGGTTACACCGGTAACCCGCATCGGATATGGAATCGCATATTTCGGTCTGGCCGGACTGCTTGGCTGGTTGATGCGTTTTACGGCAGTGGCTGTTACAGCCGCCCCGCCAGTTGGATAA
- a CDS encoding NmrA family NAD(P)-binding protein, whose amino-acid sequence MEKAFSGASKLLLISGPSYDNTLRIRQHASAVEAAKKAGVGHILYTGFAFAEKSSMSLAHVHLATEHAIRTTGIPFTFLRNALYTHLFVDPGLKAAVERGELVTSAGNGKLNTATRNDLALAAATVLAEEGHENKTYELTSPQSWTFDQLAQILSEVSGKKVTHRHATESDFKEYLLKSGLPEDTANFLVFGMYRPISRGKTASTSGDLQKLIGDSLTSLRESVKEALKS is encoded by the coding sequence TTGGAGAAAGCTTTTTCCGGAGCATCCAAGCTTCTTCTCATCTCTGGTCCAAGTTATGACAATACCTTGCGTATTCGTCAGCATGCGTCTGCTGTAGAGGCAGCGAAAAAAGCAGGGGTTGGGCATATACTCTACACGGGGTTTGCCTTTGCGGAAAAGTCATCGATGAGTCTCGCCCATGTCCACCTCGCCACGGAACATGCGATTCGTACGACGGGCATTCCGTTTACGTTTTTACGAAATGCCCTTTATACCCATCTGTTTGTCGATCCAGGGCTCAAAGCTGCTGTCGAGCGTGGTGAACTGGTTACCAGTGCGGGAAACGGCAAACTCAATACCGCAACTCGAAACGACTTAGCCTTAGCGGCTGCAACTGTCCTTGCGGAAGAGGGTCATGAGAACAAAACATATGAACTGACTTCCCCACAGTCGTGGACTTTTGATCAACTCGCCCAAATCCTGTCCGAGGTATCTGGCAAGAAAGTAACGCATCGCCATGCTACAGAATCCGATTTTAAGGAATATTTGTTAAAATCCGGATTACCGGAAGACACCGCAAACTTCCTGGTTTTTGGTATGTATCGTCCGATTTCCCGTGGCAAGACGGCAAGTACTTCGGGAGACCTGCAAAAGCTGATAGGCGATTCACTCACTTCATTGCGCGAGAGCGTGAAAGAGGCTCTAAAGAGCTAA
- a CDS encoding D-glycero-alpha-D-manno-heptose-1,7-bisphosphate 7-phosphatase has product MGERAVFLDRDGVINDARRPVNNPDDFVLLPGVGKAVKRLNDAGFHVYVVTNQGGVGLGYMTEEDLRQVHEKMVHELAKDGAVIEDIRYCAHKPQAGCRCRKPEAGMILNLAKQNGIDLTQSVIVGDRDFDMEAGRRAGTRTVFIGPKHGNADATAPDLPHAVELILQGAVFPERQLI; this is encoded by the coding sequence ATGGGGGAGCGGGCGGTATTTCTTGACCGGGATGGCGTGATCAATGACGCCAGACGACCGGTTAACAATCCGGATGATTTCGTTTTGCTGCCAGGTGTCGGAAAAGCTGTGAAACGGCTGAATGATGCGGGTTTCCATGTGTATGTGGTGACGAACCAGGGCGGCGTCGGGCTGGGGTATATGACGGAAGAGGATTTGCGGCAGGTTCACGAAAAAATGGTCCATGAGCTGGCGAAAGACGGTGCGGTGATCGAAGATATTCGCTACTGTGCGCACAAACCGCAGGCCGGTTGCCGTTGTCGTAAACCGGAAGCGGGAATGATTTTGAATTTGGCAAAACAAAACGGGATCGATTTGACGCAGAGTGTGATAGTGGGGGACAGGGATTTTGACATGGAAGCGGGGCGGCGGGCCGGCACCCGGACGGTTTTTATCGGGCCAAAGCATGGAAATGCAGATGCAACTGCGCCTGATCTGCCGCATGCAGTCGAACTGATCTTGCAGGGAGCCGTTTTTCCGGAACGGCAATTGATTTAA
- a CDS encoding class II fumarate hydratase, whose amino-acid sequence MVMTTMDTKVRISKDSLGEVKVPASAYYGAQTERARQNFPISGLYLPPRFIRAQGIIKRAAAIANRDVGELDREKANAIIQAAEEVIHGKWNDQFVVDVYQAGAGTSQNMNANEVIANRACELLGGERGDTSLVHPNDHVNMAQSTNDTIHVAINISAMEAITHDLLPSLRHLEDELNEKAKQWDPIIKSGRTHLQDAVPMRLGQEFSGYATAVQMRREMIEQVSRRLLLIGLGGNAVGTGINAHPEYSERAIAEIAKFTGLPFQKPRNFFTFVQNPDAAVEISGQLRALAVTLMKIANDIRLLASGPRTGFAEIQLPAVQPGSSIMPGKVNPVLAEMMNMICYQVLGCDMTVSSAGSASQLELNVMMPVIAYNLLHEINILATGVRAFTDRCIVGMEANEERCRYYAEMSTSVATALNPLIGYDKAAELAKQSFRENKTVREAARETGISEQDLDKYLDLREMTGH is encoded by the coding sequence ATGGTCATGACCACTATGGATACAAAAGTACGCATTTCGAAAGATTCGCTGGGAGAAGTAAAGGTTCCCGCCAGTGCTTACTACGGGGCGCAGACAGAACGGGCACGGCAAAATTTCCCGATTTCCGGATTGTATCTGCCGCCCCGTTTTATTCGGGCCCAAGGCATTATCAAACGGGCTGCGGCGATAGCCAATCGCGATGTGGGAGAACTTGACCGCGAAAAGGCGAATGCGATTATTCAAGCGGCTGAAGAAGTGATACATGGAAAGTGGAACGACCAATTTGTGGTCGATGTGTATCAGGCGGGTGCCGGTACGTCACAGAACATGAATGCAAACGAAGTGATCGCCAACCGTGCTTGCGAACTGTTGGGAGGCGAGCGGGGCGACACGTCGCTCGTACACCCGAACGATCATGTCAACATGGCACAGTCAACCAATGATACGATCCATGTGGCGATCAACATTTCCGCGATGGAGGCCATTACGCATGATCTGCTGCCGAGTCTCCGTCACTTGGAAGATGAACTTAACGAGAAGGCAAAACAGTGGGATCCTATCATAAAATCGGGTCGCACACATTTGCAGGATGCGGTTCCGATGCGGCTTGGACAGGAATTTTCGGGATATGCGACGGCTGTTCAAATGCGCCGGGAAATGATTGAGCAGGTCAGCCGTCGGTTGCTTTTGATCGGGCTTGGCGGAAACGCGGTCGGCACAGGCATTAACGCCCATCCGGAATATTCGGAACGAGCCATAGCGGAAATCGCCAAGTTTACAGGATTGCCGTTCCAAAAACCGCGTAATTTCTTCACATTTGTTCAAAATCCGGATGCGGCGGTGGAAATCAGCGGGCAGCTCCGGGCGCTCGCCGTTACATTAATGAAAATCGCCAATGACATTCGCCTGCTGGCATCTGGTCCGCGCACCGGATTTGCCGAAATTCAACTGCCTGCGGTGCAGCCGGGATCTTCCATTATGCCAGGCAAGGTAAATCCGGTTTTGGCCGAAATGATGAACATGATCTGCTATCAGGTACTGGGCTGCGACATGACCGTATCGTCAGCCGGATCTGCTTCCCAATTGGAACTGAACGTAATGATGCCGGTGATCGCTTACAATTTGCTGCATGAAATCAATATTCTGGCAACCGGGGTCCGGGCGTTTACGGATCGCTGCATTGTCGGCATGGAAGCAAATGAAGAACGGTGCCGGTATTACGCAGAAATGAGCACATCAGTGGCAACCGCGCTAAATCCGCTGATCGGTTATGACAAAGCGGCCGAATTGGCCAAACAGTCGTTCCGCGAAAACAAAACGGTGCGCGAGGCAGCCCGCGAGACGGGAATCAGCGAACAGGACCTGGATAAATATCTTGACCTGCGGGAAATGACAGGTCATTAA
- a CDS encoding peptidylprolyl isomerase, translated as MKKGSIRLQNGGEVIIQFFPEAAPNTVANFEKLANSGFYNGLKFHRVIQGFVAQGGCPQGTGYGGAGYTIKCETEGNPHKHVRGSLSMAHAGKDTGSSQFFIVYEPQPHLDGVHTVFGQVVEGMEYVDQIHQGDIMEEVKVWDEK; from the coding sequence TTGAAAAAAGGAAGCATTCGGCTGCAAAACGGCGGCGAAGTGATCATTCAGTTCTTTCCCGAAGCGGCACCTAATACGGTGGCAAACTTTGAAAAATTGGCGAACTCCGGATTTTACAACGGTTTGAAGTTTCACAGAGTGATCCAAGGGTTTGTGGCGCAGGGCGGTTGCCCGCAAGGTACAGGGTATGGCGGCGCGGGCTATACAATTAAATGTGAAACAGAAGGCAATCCACACAAGCATGTTCGCGGCTCTTTGTCGATGGCGCATGCCGGAAAAGATACGGGCAGCAGCCAGTTTTTTATCGTATATGAACCGCAGCCTCATCTGGATGGCGTACATACCGTATTTGGCCAAGTGGTGGAAGGAATGGAGTACGTCGATCAGATTCACCAAGGCGATATTATGGAAGAAGTTAAAGTGTGGGATGAAAAGTAG
- a CDS encoding enoyl-CoA hydratase/isomerase family protein, translating into MGKPLIFAEKKGAIATVFFNRAEKRNALNMEMWTAIPKIMEDLKHDSEVKVVIFRGIDETAFAAGADISEFTTVRSTVEGARLYQTDHCHGPTVLCRGRL; encoded by the coding sequence ATGGGCAAACCATTGATTTTTGCAGAAAAAAAAGGAGCCATTGCGACTGTCTTTTTCAATCGGGCAGAGAAGCGGAACGCGCTGAACATGGAAATGTGGACGGCCATTCCAAAAATAATGGAGGATTTGAAGCATGATTCGGAAGTAAAAGTGGTTATTTTCCGTGGAATCGACGAGACCGCGTTTGCTGCAGGAGCGGATATCTCCGAGTTTACAACCGTCCGGTCTACGGTGGAAGGCGCTCGATTATACCAAACCGACCATTGTCATGGTCCAACGGTCCTGTGTAGGGGGCGGCTGTGA
- a CDS encoding enoyl-CoA hydratase-related protein, giving the protein MVQRSCVGGGCEIALACDMRFSSENGLFGITPAKLGLIYNLSGTKNLVDLVGPAKAKDILYSGRLLDATEAYQIGLIDRVYKNEEVVGKTYEYAELIASRAQLAVKGTKRIIAEILNGATEESPEIAQIILESFEKQVPTRGTCFISLTF; this is encoded by the coding sequence ATGGTCCAACGGTCCTGTGTAGGGGGCGGCTGTGAAATTGCGCTTGCCTGCGATATGCGGTTTTCCTCGGAAAACGGCCTATTTGGCATTACACCGGCGAAATTGGGATTAATATATAATTTATCGGGAACGAAAAACCTTGTCGACTTGGTAGGCCCCGCCAAAGCGAAAGACATTCTCTATTCAGGACGTCTGCTGGATGCGACAGAAGCTTATCAGATCGGCCTGATCGATCGTGTCTACAAGAACGAAGAAGTTGTCGGGAAAACATACGAGTATGCAGAATTGATCGCATCCCGTGCACAATTGGCCGTGAAAGGCACAAAACGGATTATTGCGGAAATTCTTAACGGAGCAACGGAAGAATCGCCGGAAATTGCGCAAATCATACTGGAATCGTTTGAAAAGCAAGTTCCAACGAGAGGAACTTGCTTCATTTCACTTACTTTCTGA
- a CDS encoding YhcN/YlaJ family sporulation lipoprotein, which translates to MMKPVTLILSAVVLLSTAACTPAANQSRTNNPQGFSILNAQNTGQTYISRPDLAEQVMRKVPGISSAVVVVRQRTAYVAVNEAVQNQYGMAGRAANYQTARDNNGTPSTLSAATQQRIEDVVRNADRSIGNVYSSNNPALISRFNRYQSTGPKPIETVNDLSEIIQRVFPAAIRK; encoded by the coding sequence ATGATGAAGCCGGTGACTCTCATTCTTTCGGCAGTTGTTTTGCTGTCGACTGCCGCCTGCACTCCGGCAGCCAACCAAAGCAGAACCAACAATCCGCAAGGTTTTAGTATCCTAAACGCGCAAAATACGGGACAGACCTATATTTCACGACCTGATCTGGCGGAACAGGTCATGCGCAAAGTGCCCGGCATTTCGTCCGCTGTCGTTGTGGTTCGCCAGCGAACCGCTTATGTGGCCGTCAATGAAGCTGTTCAAAACCAATACGGCATGGCCGGTCGGGCGGCCAATTACCAAACCGCCCGTGACAACAACGGCACCCCATCTACATTATCGGCGGCCACACAGCAGCGGATTGAAGATGTGGTTCGCAATGCGGACCGCTCGATCGGAAACGTCTATTCCTCCAACAATCCCGCTTTGATAAGCCGGTTTAACCGTTATCAAAGCACCGGTCCCAAACCGATAGAAACGGTCAATGATTTGAGCGAGATCATTCAACGTGTGTTTCCAGCCGCCATCAGAAAGTAA
- a CDS encoding DUF1540 domain-containing protein — translation MEKGDAYPRVKCVVDTCTHYITGDYCSAGNIDILFEEEGRMAQTIEQTMCKTYAHASSVANMIGSMDNVNWSGTMSHLFTGDQVRPTITCVVSSCEYWADGNLCVAEAIEVTGRHANECQDTNCQTYRKKQS, via the coding sequence ATGGAAAAAGGCGATGCTTACCCGCGCGTAAAGTGTGTGGTGGATACGTGTACGCACTATATAACGGGGGATTATTGTTCGGCGGGAAACATTGACATTTTATTTGAGGAAGAAGGCCGTATGGCCCAAACGATTGAGCAAACCATGTGTAAAACTTATGCACATGCTTCCTCGGTAGCTAACATGATCGGCTCGATGGACAACGTCAATTGGAGCGGAACCATGAGTCACCTGTTTACGGGCGATCAGGTTCGTCCAACGATCACCTGTGTCGTCAGCTCCTGTGAATATTGGGCAGACGGGAATCTCTGTGTAGCGGAAGCGATTGAAGTAACGGGCCGTCACGCGAACGAATGTCAGGACACAAACTGTCAGACCTATCGGAAAAAGCAATCGTAA
- a CDS encoding DUF2512 family protein gives MGKLLVKLITFFLVIYVVAALLPAVRITFSYALVTTLLIAGLDWIADRLLLPHLRNVVASATDGLSAFLILWIADLFAPNSAVTFTYLLLVGVIIAGFEFMFHRSLFKIENYDRKGA, from the coding sequence ATGGGGAAACTGTTAGTTAAGTTGATTACCTTTTTTCTTGTTATATATGTGGTGGCCGCTTTGTTGCCTGCCGTCCGGATCACGTTTTCGTATGCGCTCGTGACGACTTTGCTGATTGCAGGTTTAGATTGGATCGCCGACCGATTGCTGCTGCCTCATCTTCGAAATGTTGTCGCATCCGCGACAGATGGGCTGTCCGCCTTCCTTATTCTGTGGATTGCCGATTTATTTGCGCCAAACTCGGCTGTGACGTTTACCTATCTGCTGTTAGTGGGCGTGATCATTGCCGGATTTGAGTTTATGTTTCACCGTTCGCTTTTCAAAATTGAAAATTATGATCGGAAAGGGGCGTAA
- a CDS encoding ABC transporter ATP-binding protein, with product MRFYSTHDWGDSKTKPHIEKAVLKRIASFLIPYRKQFVLVFICIALSALLGLLQPLIIKWIIDDAIPSGHKGLLNGLIVAMVLAAVAGSLVGVAQTYFNTWIGQGVMYDIRNSMYSHLHRMSLQFFTNTKTGDIMSRVNNDVNGLQNVVTDTVSSTITNLTIAVSTIITMYALDWRLATLSLIILPLFVWPTLRVGRLNFAVKKNTQQKMGELSSLMQETLSVSGATLVKAFVRQKWEWQRFAKVNEELKKWQIRQSMIGRWFFASIGFLSTAGPAIIYWYGGHAVIDQTISLGTVVAFTAYLQRLFGPIAALANTQVNIFGSIALFERLFEYLDMPVEIEDRPNAIPLQNVKGEIRFEHVSFGYQSDRPILENLNFTIRPGQLVALVGPSGAGKTTLANLISRFYDPTQGTVRIDGHDVRDVTLESLGESIGIVSQETFLFHASIRDNLLYGKLDATDRELTQAAKAAHIHDLIMSLPQGYDTMVGERGHKLSGGEKQRIAIARVILKDPAILLLDEATSALDSHSEALVQSALEQLMKSRTSLVIAHRLSTILAADNILVLDKGHLVEQGTHAELLNRNGLYASLYHQQFAANNRLTADAVR from the coding sequence ATGCGGTTTTATTCGACGCATGATTGGGGAGATTCAAAAACGAAGCCGCACATTGAGAAAGCGGTTTTGAAGCGGATAGCAAGTTTTCTGATTCCTTATCGAAAACAGTTTGTACTGGTGTTTATCTGTATCGCACTGTCCGCCTTGCTGGGGCTGCTGCAACCTTTAATTATCAAATGGATTATTGACGACGCGATTCCGTCCGGACATAAGGGCTTGTTGAACGGTTTGATTGTCGCTATGGTGTTGGCGGCGGTCGCAGGCAGTTTGGTGGGGGTCGCGCAGACGTATTTTAATACATGGATCGGCCAGGGTGTTATGTATGACATCCGCAACAGCATGTACAGCCATTTGCACCGCATGTCTTTGCAGTTTTTTACAAACACCAAGACTGGAGATATCATGTCGCGCGTCAATAACGACGTGAACGGTTTGCAAAATGTCGTGACGGATACGGTATCCAGCACAATCACCAACCTTACGATTGCCGTTTCCACCATTATCACGATGTATGCGCTTGATTGGCGGCTGGCGACGCTCTCGTTAATTATTCTCCCGTTATTTGTCTGGCCCACACTGCGTGTAGGCAGGCTCAATTTTGCAGTCAAGAAGAACACACAGCAAAAAATGGGCGAGCTGTCTTCGTTGATGCAAGAGACATTATCGGTCAGCGGGGCCACATTAGTCAAAGCGTTCGTCCGGCAAAAATGGGAATGGCAGCGATTTGCCAAGGTAAATGAAGAACTGAAAAAATGGCAGATTCGACAATCGATGATCGGCAGATGGTTTTTTGCATCGATCGGTTTTTTGTCTACGGCCGGACCGGCCATTATCTATTGGTATGGAGGCCATGCTGTAATTGACCAAACGATTTCACTCGGAACGGTTGTGGCGTTTACCGCTTATCTGCAAAGACTGTTTGGACCGATTGCGGCGCTTGCGAACACACAGGTCAATATTTTTGGCTCGATTGCCTTGTTTGAACGATTGTTCGAATATTTGGATATGCCGGTTGAGATCGAAGACAGGCCAAATGCAATCCCGCTGCAGAATGTAAAAGGGGAAATCCGATTTGAGCACGTATCGTTTGGCTATCAGTCAGACCGACCGATTTTGGAAAATCTGAACTTTACTATCCGGCCGGGTCAACTGGTCGCGTTGGTCGGGCCGAGCGGTGCAGGAAAAACCACTTTGGCCAATCTGATTTCGCGGTTCTATGATCCGACGCAAGGAACTGTTCGAATTGACGGGCATGATGTACGGGATGTGACGCTGGAATCGCTTGGCGAATCGATCGGAATCGTGTCACAGGAAACGTTTTTGTTTCATGCTTCGATCCGTGATAATCTGCTGTATGGCAAATTGGATGCAACAGACCGAGAATTGACTCAGGCTGCGAAAGCGGCTCATATCCACGATTTGATCATGAGTTTGCCGCAAGGGTATGATACGATGGTGGGGGAACGAGGGCATAAACTGTCCGGGGGCGAGAAGCAGCGGATTGCGATTGCCCGCGTAATTTTGAAAGATCCGGCTATTTTATTGCTTGACGAGGCCACTTCCGCGCTTGACTCCCACTCGGAAGCTTTGGTGCAGAGCGCATTGGAGCAGTTGATGAAATCACGAACCAGCCTTGTGATCGCACATCGTTTGTCTACCATTCTGGCGGCAGACAACATATTGGTGCTTGACAAAGGCCATCTTGTCGAACAGGGAACACATGCGGAACTGTTAAATCGAAACGGGCTCTATGCGAGTTTGTATCACCAGCAATTTGCCGCGAATAACCGTCTGACGGCAGATGCGGTACGTTAA
- a CDS encoding sulfite oxidase-like oxidoreductase, giving the protein MNPNLKDRVPPGQFLTEQWPVLHAGTVPRVNLDTWDFRIFGLVDEEKTLTYQEFMNLPQTKSQSDIHCVTTWSRLDNVWEGVLFRDVMSLVRVKLQAKFVVVHAEEGWTTNLPLEDLLYDNVLFAHKHDGQTISPNHGWPLRLVVPHLYFWKSAKWVRGIEFREEDQAGFWEERGYHLYADPWLEQRYRDDPEWEETGLNTEEYYKTIKARVRKEMAERNKNQSTGK; this is encoded by the coding sequence GTGAATCCAAACCTGAAAGATCGGGTGCCGCCGGGGCAATTTTTGACTGAGCAATGGCCTGTATTGCATGCTGGAACGGTGCCGCGCGTCAATCTGGATACGTGGGACTTTCGAATTTTTGGTCTGGTGGATGAAGAAAAGACGCTCACCTATCAGGAGTTCATGAACCTGCCGCAAACCAAATCACAAAGCGACATCCACTGTGTGACCACTTGGTCCCGGTTGGATAATGTGTGGGAAGGTGTGCTGTTTCGGGATGTAATGAGCCTGGTTCGTGTAAAGCTGCAGGCCAAATTTGTCGTTGTCCATGCGGAGGAAGGCTGGACAACCAACCTTCCGCTGGAAGACCTGTTGTATGACAATGTGCTGTTTGCTCACAAACACGACGGCCAAACCATTAGTCCCAACCACGGTTGGCCATTGCGGCTTGTCGTGCCGCACCTTTATTTCTGGAAAAGCGCAAAATGGGTGCGGGGGATCGAGTTTAGGGAAGAAGACCAAGCGGGTTTTTGGGAAGAACGTGGCTATCATCTATACGCCGATCCCTGGCTGGAACAGCGTTACCGGGACGATCCGGAATGGGAGGAAACCGGGCTTAACACGGAAGAATATTACAAAACGATCAAAGCAAGAGTTCGAAAGGAAATGGCGGAACGGAACAAGAACCAATCAACAGGCAAATGA